CGGCACGTCGACCGGTACGTCCGTCCCTACGAGACCAGGAAGGCCGACCTCGAAGCGGAGCTACGGCCGCTGGCGGAAGAACACGACCGCGAGTTCGACATTCGTGTTCTCGAAGAACCGACTGGTATCGCGACCGAACCGGGATTCGACATCCTCATCGTCTCACCCGAGACGCAGTCCGGCGGCAACCGAGTCAACCAAATCCGCGAAGACCGCGGGCTGAAACCGCTCGACATCGAAGTCGTCGAGCACGTCCCTGCGGAAGACGGTGACCGCATCTCTTCGACTCGCATCGTGATGGGCGAAATCGACCGTCACGGCAACCTCACACCGAACCGCGAGGGCCGCGGCCGAACCCCACCCGGCACCGAGGAATAATTTTCACGCCGGCGGTCGTACTGTCGCCTATGCGCCACCCGCTCCTCGCGAGTTTCGCGGTTGGTATCCCCGCCGCCCTCCTCGTCGGCATCGCCGTCACCGAAGTTGCCTCTCACTGGATATTCTTCTCGCTCTTCGTCGGAATCCCGGCAGGTATCCTCGCAGGCATCATCGCCATCGCCGCCACCTACGCAGTGCTTACTCGGCAAGGACTCTCGCCGACCGAAACGAGCGACTGACTACCAACTCGGCGGGCGGAAGCCAGCCTCGGTGAGAAGGTCCTTCCAGCGTTGCTGGATACTGAGTCGTGAGACGTCCATGGCATCGGCGACGGCGGACTGCGACCGTTCTTCCCCTGCGATGAGTGCGCCGGCGTAGAGACTCGCGGCGGCCACTGCCTTCTTCGAGCGGTCTTCGTCGGGGAGTTGCGTGAGGAACATGTCCGAGGCGTACGAGCGTGCCTCGCTACCGAGTTCGAGACTGTCGGCGGCGGCGTCGATGCGGGCCAGCCACTCTTCGTTGTCTCGCTGGTCTCGGGCGCTGTACATACTCGGCGTTGTGGGTGGAGGGACATAACCTCCGCGGCGAACGACAACTTGATAGGTTGTTTGTGGTAACGTGGAACTGCGCGCGGGTAGCCAAGTGGCCAAAGGCGCAGCGCTTAGGACGCTGTGGTGTAGACCTTCGCAGGTTCGAACCCTGTCCCGCGCATTTTCTGTCCGAACCATCGCGAACGGAGTGAGCGACAGTGAGGACGAAACTCGTAACACAGGGTTCCGAATCAGGGAGCGACTGAAAGGAGCGACCGTGGTTCGAACCCTATCCCGCGCATGTATCCCGGAACACCGTGAGAGACGTGTCTTCGCACCGCTCCCGAAATTCGTCTCAAACCCTCTCTCCCCACTTTGTTCCCCAATCCCAGATTTCACAACGAATAACGACCCGGATGTATCAGGCACTCTGCTCGACTCACGCCCGAGAATCGCACGCCACACGTCTGACGCGTCACAACCCTTTTTCTCACCCGGTGTGTGTGTCCACCAATGGCGGCGTTATCCGAATTATTAGGCGACATCGTGACAGATGTCGATGGGCTATTCCTCTTCACACCGAGCCACTCGCACTACGAGCGGTTCGCAGAGGCGGATGTTCCGACCATCGTCATCGCTCCCGAGAACACAGTCGACGCCGAGACGTTCGTCGAACTTCCGCTCCAGTTCCAGAACGTCAAAGACCGCATTCGGTTCGGTGTCGAGGGTGCGATGGAACAGAGTCTCGTCGAGGCGGGCGACACCATCGCCTGCAACGTCGGCATCTTCGGCGGTGACCCCGACTCGGTCGTCCGTGTCCGCGTGAAAGAGAACATGCGCTCTGGAATCTACGACCTCTTCGCCAACTCACGGGCCGACCCCGGCGTCATTCGTGACGTGTTCGAGGTTGCCATCGAACTGGGGAAGAAAGGCCAGAAGGGCGAACCAGTCGGTGCGCTGTTCATCGTCGGCGACGCCGGCAAGGTGATGAACAAGTCGCGGCCGCTGTCGTACAACCCCTTCGAGAAGTCGCACGTCTACGTCGGCGACCCCATCGTGAACGTGATGCTCAAGGAGTTCTCGCGACTCGACGGTGCGTTCGTCATCTCCGACTCGGGCAAAATCGTCTCCGCGTACCGCTACCTCGAACCCTCCGCCGAGGGCGTAGACATTCCGAAGGGCCTCGGCGCACGGCACATGGCAGGGGGCGCTATCACCCGCGACACCAACGCCACCGCCATCGTCCTCTCCGAATCTGACGGCCTCGTCCGGGCGTTCAAGGGCGGAAAGATGATTCTCGAAATCGACCCGGAGGACTACTAAGATGATGGGGTCCGCCTCGCCCCTTCCTCTCCAGTCTGTCGGGAGCGTCGTCGAACGACTCGTCCAGACGGTCGGCCTTCGATTTCTCGGCGTCGTCGCCATCCTCGCACTCGGGTTGGTTCTCGCGTACGTCGCTGGGTCGCTCGTCCAACGGCTACTCGTCGGTATCGGCGTCCCCGACGCCATCGAGGGGACCGCCTTCGAGCGGACCGCTCGCGACTTCGATACGTCGACGATAGAGATACTGTCGTGGTTGACCCGGTACTTCGTGCTCGGCCTCGCCCTCTTTGCCGCACTCTCGTTCGTCGGCGTCAACTACGTCGACCGGTTCTGGGCACTCGTCATCGCCATCCTCCCGCAACTGTTCATCGCCATCTTGGTCCTCATCGTGGGCGTCGTCATCGGCGACAAGGTCGAACTCCTCGTCGCCGAGCGATTCCGTGGAGTGAAACTGCCGCAGGTCAACATCCTCCCGTCGCTCGCGAAGTACACCGTCTTCTTCCTCGCCTCGCTCATCGCACTCTCACAGGTCGG
The genomic region above belongs to Haloferax marinisediminis and contains:
- a CDS encoding phosphopantetheine adenylyltransferase, with the protein product MHVALGGTFDPVHDGHIALFERAFELGDVTVGLTSDELAPKTRHVDRYVRPYETRKADLEAELRPLAEEHDREFDIRVLEEPTGIATEPGFDILIVSPETQSGGNRVNQIREDRGLKPLDIEVVEHVPAEDGDRISSTRIVMGEIDRHGNLTPNREGRGRTPPGTEE
- a CDS encoding transcription initiation factor IIB family protein — encoded protein: MYSARDQRDNEEWLARIDAAADSLELGSEARSYASDMFLTQLPDEDRSKKAVAAASLYAGALIAGEERSQSAVADAMDVSRLSIQQRWKDLLTEAGFRPPSW
- the dacZ gene encoding diadenylate cyclase; the protein is MAALSELLGDIVTDVDGLFLFTPSHSHYERFAEADVPTIVIAPENTVDAETFVELPLQFQNVKDRIRFGVEGAMEQSLVEAGDTIACNVGIFGGDPDSVVRVRVKENMRSGIYDLFANSRADPGVIRDVFEVAIELGKKGQKGEPVGALFIVGDAGKVMNKSRPLSYNPFEKSHVYVGDPIVNVMLKEFSRLDGAFVISDSGKIVSAYRYLEPSAEGVDIPKGLGARHMAGGAITRDTNATAIVLSESDGLVRAFKGGKMILEIDPEDY
- a CDS encoding mechanosensitive ion channel domain-containing protein codes for the protein MMGSASPLPLQSVGSVVERLVQTVGLRFLGVVAILALGLVLAYVAGSLVQRLLVGIGVPDAIEGTAFERTARDFDTSTIEILSWLTRYFVLGLALFAALSFVGVNYVDRFWALVIAILPQLFIAILVLIVGVVIGDKVELLVAERFRGVKLPQVNILPSLAKYTVFFLASLIALSQVGVAIAALIVLLGAYLFGLIVLSAVAFHDLLKSGAAGTYLLFTQPYSIGDEIVVGEVQGVVQEFDMFVTYVEAEEQEYILPNARVFDEGIGRVR